The DNA window CACATCCGGCCGGGCCGGGAGAAGTCCTCGCTCGGGCCGGTGTAGTAGATGGCGCCGTCGCTGGTGGGGGCGAGGCAGCACTCGATGCGGCGGACCTGCTCGGGGATGTCGAAGTGGGTGCCGTGCAGCTCGCTGATCGCCTTGTCGGCGAGCGCCTGCATCCAGTCCCGGAACGCCTCCTTGCCCTGGATGGTCCGGGCCGGGTCCGCGTCCAGAGCGCGCACGGCGTCGTCGATCGTGGCGCCCGGACCCACGATGCGCGCGGCAACGGCGCGCATCTCACTCTCCAGGCGGGCCAGCTCGGCGAAACCCCAGGCGTACGTCTCGTCGAGGTCGACCTTGGCGCCGAGGAAGTACTGCGAGGCCAGCTCGTAGCGTTCCCGGCCGGCGGCCTGCTTCTGCCGGCCACGCGGGGCCAGCTCGGTGCGGAGGAACTGCCCGAACTCGGCCGTGGCGGCCGTCGCGGCGGCCGCGCCCCTGCGCAGCTCCGTGCCGAGCGCGCCCTCGGCGCCGAGCCGCTCGGCGAGGCCGTGGAAGAAGTTGTCGCCGTTCGGGTCGACCCAGATGTCGCACTGCTTGGCGACCTCGACGAGCTGCACCTGCGAGCTGACCTGGCCGGCCGCCGCGGCCTCGCGCAGCGTGCGCTTGTAGCCCTCCAGCGCGCCGGCGAAGCCGTTGAGCCGGGCGGCCACGTTCGCCTTGGCGTCGTCGCCCTCGGTCGGCATGAGGTCGAAGACCATCCGCAGGTCGTGCAGCCCGCTGGCGATCACGTTGACCTCGCTGCCGGTCTCGCCGGCCTCGTAGCGGGCGAGCTCCAGGCCGAGGCGCTCCTGCATCGCCTCCTTGGCGGTCCGCTCCGCCTCGGTGTCCGGCTCGGTCACGTCGAGGTCGGCCAGCGTGCGCCGGGTCAGGTCGGCGCGGGCCGCGTAGCCCTCCGGGGAGAGGTCGTCGAGCTGGTCGTCGTAGCCGGCGATGCCGACGTAGGTGGCCCCGGTCGGGCTCAGCGGAGCCCAGTCGGCCACGTAGCGGTTGGCGAGGTCATCGATTCGTCCCACGGTGCGACCCTACGTGACCGGGCCACCTGGTTGTCGACGCTGTTCGCCATGTTGGCGGGGGCGGTCCGGGTGCCGTCGGGCGGATGTGGCGGTCGACACGGCGTCCGAATATCGCGGGACTTCGTCGTACCCCTGCGGCAGAGTGTCAGGGGTGACAGTGGATATCACTCCTGACCGGGCGCCGCTGCGCAGCTGGCTGCCCGGGTTCATCGCACTCGGCGTGATCTGGGGTTCCAGCTTCCTCTTCATCAAGGTGGGGGTGGCCGAGCTGCACCCCCTGCACCTCACCCTCTACCGCGTGGCCACCGGCGCCGCGACGCTGCTGGTGGTGCTGGCCGTGCTGCGCGACCGGCTGCCCCGCGAGCCCCGGGTCTGGGCGCACCTCGTGGTGGTGGCCGCCTTCGGTGTCGCGCTGCCGTTCACCCTGTTCGGCTTCGGCGAGCAGCGGGTCGAGTCGATGCTCGCCGGCATCTGGAACGCCACCACGCCACTGATCGTGCTGCCGCTGGCGGTGCTGGTGTTCCGCACCGAGCGGCTGACCGTGCGGCGCGCGGTCGGCCTGGGGCTGGGCTTCGCCGGTGTGCTCGTGGTGCTCGGCGTCTGGGAGGGCGTGGGCGGGTCGCACTTCACCGGCCAGCTCATGTGCCTCGGGGCGGCCGCCTGCTACGGCGTGGCGATCCCCTACCAGAAGAAGTTCATCGCGGGCAGCGCGTACTCCGGGCTGTCGCTGTCGGCGGCGCAGCTGCTGGTGGCGACCGCGCAGCTCGCGCTGGTCGCGCCCCTCGTGGCGGGCGCGCCGCCGGTGCCCACCGGGCTCTCCGCGAAGGTGGTGGCCTCCGTGCTGGCGCTCGGCGCGCTCGGCACCGGGCTGGCCTTCGTGATCAACCTGCGCAACATCCGGGTCGCGGGAGCGAGCACGGCGTCCACCGTCACGTACCTGATCCCGGTGTTCGCGGTGCTGGTCGGCGCGGTGGTGCTCGGCGAGCGGATGAACTGGCACCAGCCGGTGGGCGCCCTGGTCGTGCTGCTCGGCGTGGCCGTCGCGCAGGGCATGCTGGGCCGGCGCCGGCCCGCCCGGACCTCCGCCCCGGCCACCCGTCCGGCGGTGCCGGCGGGTCGCTGACCGCCGGATCGGCGCGGTGGCGGGTCCGCGGCTCCGGATGCCGCCACCGCGGCGCGGCGGCGGCCTCGTTCAGCGGCGGCCGGCCGTCCACTTCACCAGGCGGTCGGCCTTCCAGGTGTTGACCACCCGGTCCGCCGGCACCCCGCAGAGCGCGGCGCGTTCGCAGCCGAAACGCTGCCAGTCCAGCTGGCCGGGGGCGTGCGCGTCGGTGTTGATGGCGAACCAGCAGCCGGCCTCCAGGGCGCGGCGGATCAGCCGCTTCGGCGGGTCCTGCCGCTCCGGCCGGGAGTTGATCTCGACGGCCACGTCGTGCTCCGCGCAGGCCGCGAAGACCGCCTCCGCGTCGAAATCGCTCTCCTTGCGGGTACGCGCCCGGTGCCCCCGGTCGCCCGGGCCGGTCACCCCCGCCGGCCGGGAGGAGACCATCCGCCCGGTGCAGTGACCGAGGATGTCCAGGTGCGGGTTGGCGATCGCGGCCAGCATCCGACGGGTCATCTTCGCCCGGTCGTCGTTGAGGCCGCTGTGCACCGAGCCGACCACCACGTCGAGGCGGGCCAGCAGCTCGTCGTCCTGGTCCAGCGAGCCGTCGGCCAGGATGTCCACCTCGATGCCGGTGAGGATGCGGAAGCCCTTCGGCAGCGCCTCGTTCACCGCGGCCACGTGGTCGAGCTGCTTGCGCAGCCGGTCCGCCGTGAGCCCCCGGGCCACCTTGAGCCGGGGCGAGTGGTCGGTGAGCACCACGTACTCGTGCCCCAGCTCGACGGCGGCCAGGGCCATCTCCTCGATGGGTGAGCCGCCGTCGGACCAGTCCGAGTGGGTGTGGCAGTCGCCGCGCAGCGTGTCCCGCAGCTTCGCCGCGGCCTCGTCCAGGTCGGTGCCCTCGGTGGCGAGCAGCCGGCGCAGGTAGACGGGCTCCTCGCCGGCCAGGGACTCGGACACGCAGCGGGCCGTGACGTCACCGACCCCGGACAGCTCGGTGAGCTTGCCGGTGCGGGCCCGCTCGGCCACCTCGCCGGCGGGCAGGGCGCCGAGCGCGTTGGCCGCCGACCGGAACGCCCGGACCCGGTAGGTGGCCTCGTTCGCCCGCTCCAGCAGGAACGCGATCCGCCGCAGGTCGGCGATGGGGTCCCGGGCAGTCATGCCCTGCAAACTACGCGCCCGGACCGCCCGCCGCGCGGCGTCGCCCGGGGTGTCGGGAGTGGACGGCGTCAGCCGGCCGCGGCGGAGCCGCTCGGCGCCTTCGGGCAGCCGTGCCGGCGCTGCCAGGCGGTCACCTCGGCGGCCGGCGCGCGGTTGCCCCGCTTGCGCCACGAGTCGAGGTACTTCGCCGGCCAGACGACGCCCCGCCGGATCCACCAGTCGTCGTGGCCGGTGCACTTCGGCGAGAGCCCGAAGTGCAGGTGGCAGACGTTGTTGGCGTTGCCGGTGTGGCCCACCTTCCCGAGCTGCTGACCGGCCCGGACGCGGACGCCGGCGTCGACGCCGGCGGCGATCGCGCTCAGGTGCGACCCGTAGTAGCGGACCCCGTCGTCACCGAGCAGCGACACCGACAGCCCGCCGTTGTTCGGGCCGAGCGGCCCGCGCCGGCTGAAGCGGTCCACCCGGCTCACCTCCAGGATCACGCCGTCGGTGACCGCCACCACCGGCTCGCCGCAGTCGGCGAAGATGTCCGTCCCCGGGTACGCGGAGTGGGTGGGGTGGTAGTCGACGTTGCCGGCGCGGACCGGGAAGACGTGCCGCGACCCGGTGCGGCTCGGCGACGGGGACGGCGTGGGCGGCGCGGCCGACGTGGCCGGGCCGCTCGGCGGGGCGGCCTGCGCCCCGGTGGCCGGCGCGCTCGGGCTCTGCCACGAGTTGCCCGGCGCCGCCGTGGGCCCGCCGCCCGGGGCGCATCCCGCGGCCAGCGCCGCCACGAGCAGCAGGACCGGGTACGCCGGACGCGTGCGGCGTCCGATCGATGACGAGCGCATCCGGCCATCCTGGCAGACCACTACCGTAGGGACGAACGCTGAGACGGGTCCGGCCGGAGCCGTCGCTCTGCGTGACCTCGATCCGTCTACGGTCCGTGAAGGAGACAGCGGTGACGAACGGGTGGCACGGCGTGGCCGGGGAGCCCGGCGCGGGTCCGGCGCGCCCGCTGCCGCGTACACCGTCCGGGCTCTTCCCGTCCGGTGCGCCGATGCGCCCGAGCTACCGCGAGCCGTACCCGGTGACCGGCGCCGGCGTCGCGGCCGGCGCGGTGACCGCGTTCGTCTGGCTGCTGCTGTTCGGCCTGCTCGGGCGGGACGTGCCCGGCTACGCCTGGTGGACGCTGCTCGCCGGCGGGCTGGCCTGGCTGGCCTCCGTCGTGCTGGTCCGCCTCGGCGACCGGGGGGTGGCCACCGGGGTCGCGATCGTCACGGCGGGTGGCTGGAGCATCGCCGCCGCGGTCGTCGCGGTGCGCTGGGCGCAGAGCGGCGACTGGCCGCTCTGGTGACGGTCCGTGCCGGTTTCGCTGCGTAGCGAAGACCATCTTGACGTACGCGCGGTGACGGTCCACCCTCGCGGTATGGCCTGGATCACCCCGCCGCGGCTCGACCCCGAACGGAGCCGCCGCCGCCTGCAACTCCTCGCCGAGCTGGCCGGTGCCCGCACGGTGCGGCAGCGTGAACGGCCGCAGCAGCGGGCCCGCTCCGAACGCCTGCGCGAGCTGATCGCGACCCGCCGGCGCATCGCCGGCTGACCGACTTTCTCCAGGTTCGACCGGCCCTTCGGGGCGTTGACCGGTCGCCTGCCGACCCGACCGGTTAACGTGCATCGCGTGACGAGTCGGCGTGCTGCCGAGGCCAATTTGGGGGGACCGTGTCGTACTTCGCTGCTGCCGCGGCGCGCGTCGAGGGCGCCTGGACCGCCGACGAGGTGAACCTGCGGGGGGTCACCGACATCGAGGAGGTGGCCGACCGGCTGCGCGACGTCGAGCCGGACGCCGACGTCTCCCTGCTGTTCGTCGAGGCCGACGACACGTACCTGGTGATCCTGCGCTTGGACGAGGGGGAGGACCTGCGGGTCTTCGGCTCCGACTCGGCGTACGCGGAGGAGTCCCGGCTGGGCGCGCTGCTGGTCGGGGACCTGAAGACCTCGGTCACCGGCCTGGAGGACGCCGACGAGCCGCGCCCGGCCGCCGGTGGCGACGAGGAGACCGAGCAGCCCGCCGTGGACCCGGAGGCCGACCCGGTGGGCGATGCGGACCTCCTCGCCGACCTGGGCATCCCCGCGCCGAAGCTGCTCGCCCTCTGCGGCCACGAGGGGATGATGCCGGCCGACGTCACGGCCGAGATCTGCCAGGTGCTCGGCTGCGCCGACGAGGTCGAGGAGCTTCGTGAGGTCTGAGCCACCCGGCCCGGAGTGGACCGGCGGGGCGGAGCCGGCTGACGCGACCGACCCGGCGCTGGAGACCGTACGCCCCGGGCAGCCGACCCCGGGCCGGCCGGCACGCGTCGGTCCGGGCGCGGACGAGGGCCTGGCCGAGCTGGACGGCGTGGGTCGCCGGCAGCGGCACGAGCTGTGGATGCGCCGGGCCCTGGAGGTCGCGGTGACCGGCCCGGACAGCGTCCCCGGCGACGGCGCCGACGCGGTCGAGGACGTCCCGGTCGGCGCCGTGGTCTACGGCCCGGACGGCGCCGAACTGGCGATCGGCCGCAACGAGCGGGAGCTGACCGGCGACCCGACGGCGCACGCCGAGGTCCTGGCGCTGCGCCGGGCCGCCGAGCGGCTGGGCCGCTGGCGGCTGGAGGGCTGCACCCTGGTCGTGTCCCTGGAGCCGTGCACGATGTGCGCGGGCGCCATCGCCCTGGCCCGGATCTCCACGGTGGTGTTCGGGGCGTGGGAGCCGAAGACGGGCGCCGTCGGCTCGCTCTGGGACGTGCTGCGCGACCGCCGCCTCACCCACCGCCCCGAGGTGTACGGCGGGGTGCGGGAGGCGGAGAGCGCAGCCCTCCTGCGCGCCTTCTTCCGGTGAGGAAGGGCCCCTTCTTAACGCCTCAGGTAGAGCAGGGGTCCCCTGTTAACACGCCCGCGCCCGCTCAGGCGGGCAGGGGGGCCGGACGCAGCAGGGTCGCGGCCACCGCCCGGGCCGCCTCGGTCCAGGCGGTCGGGCGCAGGGTGGCAGGATCCAGCCGGACGATCGACCGGGTGCCGTCGGCGTGCAGGACGCTGCCGTCCACCGAGCGGAACTCGAAGGCGTAGCGGGCGCTGCTCGTGCCGAAATGGTCCAGCCAGAAGTGCACCGCCACCGGGCCGACCCCGGTGACCGGGGCACGGTAGGCGATGGTGAACTCCCGGACGGCGTGGAACACGTCGGGGGCGGCGTGCACGTCGCCGCGGAAGGCGACGCCGCGCTCGGCCCAGTACGGCGTCAGGGCGCGCTCCAGCAGCACCGCGTAGCGGGCGTTGTGCAGGATGCCCATGGCGTCGAGGTCGTCGAAGTGCACCGGGACGTGCTCGACGTGCCCGAACTCGACAGGGGTCTGGCTCATGACGGGCCTTCCGGTAGCAGGGCCGGGTCGGGGCAGAGTGCCCGCAGCCGGTTCAGCAGGCCCCGGCGGGCGTGCTGGTAGGTGACGTCCGGGTCGAGCAGCCGGGACCGCATGACGGCGCTGATCCCCAAGGCGTCGATCTCGTACGCCAGTTGCGGGACGTCCAGGTCGGCGGGGAGTTCGCCGAGCTCGACGGCCTCCTGGACGAGGCGTTCGAGGAACGCGGTCCACCGGGCGAACGCCTCGGCGAGCCGGTCCCGGACCGGGCCGGGACGGGCGTTGTACTCGAAATCGGTGTTGGCGAAGAAGCAGCCGCCGGGGAGGACCCGGGCGGCGTAGAACTCGATGCGTGCCTCGTGCAGCGCGCGCAGTCGCCGGACGCCCCGGGGAGCGCGCAGGGCGGGGCCGACGATCCGCTCCTCCCACTGCGTCACGGCGCGCTCGACGGTGGCGAGTTGCAGCGCCTCCTTGGAGCGCCAGTGCGCGAAGAGGCCGGACTTGCTGACCCCGAGCCGGTCGGCGAGCTGGGCGAGGGAAAGCCCGTCCAGGCCGACCTCGGTGGCCATCGACACGGCGGTGTCCAGCACGGCGGTGCGGGTGCGGTCGCCGCGGGCGACGCGGCCGTCGGGGGTCATGCCGGCAGCGTAACAAGAACAAGCACGACCGGTCGTATTTATTCGGAGTGACCCCGGTAACGCCGACCGCCCCGCCACCTCAGCGGTGGCGGGGCGGTCGCGGATCGGGTCGGGTCAGGCGACAGCGGTGTCGAGGGCGATCTCGACCATCTGGCCGAACGTCTGCTCGCGCTCCTGCGACGTGGTCTTCTCGCCGGTCTTGATGTGGTCGCTGACGGTCAGGACGGTCAGCGCGCGGGCCTTGAACCGGGCCGCGATGGTGTAGAGCGCCGCCGACTCCATCTCCACCGCGAGCACGCCGTAGTCGGCCAGGGTGTCGTAGAGGTCCGGCCGGTCGGTGTAGAACGCGTCCGCCGCCAGGATCGGGCCGACCCGCATGGTGATGCCGCGCCGCTCGGCCACCTCGACGGCGGTACGCAGCAGCCCGAAGTCGGCCACCGGGGCGTAGTCGATCAACCCGTCGAACCGCATCCGGTTCATGTTCGAGTCGGTGGACGAGCCGATCGCCGCCACCACGTCGCGCAGCTGGAGGTCCTCGGTCAGGGCGCCGCAGGAGCCGACCCGGATCAGCGTCTTCACGCCGTACTCGTTGATCAGCTCGTGGGCGTAGATGGAGGCGGAGGGCATGCCCATGCCGGAGCCCTGGACGGAGACCTCGACGCCGTTCCAGCGGCCGGTGAAGCCCAGCATGCCGCGAACCGTCGTGTAGCAGCGGGCGTCCTCGAGGTAGGTCTCCGCGATCCACTTGGCCCGCAGCGGGTCACCCGGCATCAGGACCCGCTCGGCGATCTCTCCCGGCTCAGCGCCGATGTGCGTACTCATGGCAAGGATCCTGCCAGGCCGGGCGCGGGGATACCGGTTCGGTGTCCAGACCCGGGGTCCTGTACCCTACTCGGCGGTGGCGTGTCCGAGTGGCCTAAGGAGCACGCCTCGAAAGCGTGTGAGGGTTTACGCCCTCCGCGGGTTCAAATCCCGCCGCCACCGCTCGTGAAATGCGAGAACGCCCGGTCGATCCCGATGGATCGGCCGGGCGTTCCGCTTCCGGTCTCAGTTCCGGTCTCAGTTGGGTTCAAGGCGCCGTTTCATGGCCCTCTGCCGGTTTCTCCCACAGCAGCCCGCCGACGCGCTGGGCGATGTCCCGGCGCACCTGAGTCGTGACGTGCTGGTACCGGACCGCCATTGCCGAGTTCGACCAGCCCATGATGCCCATCACCGCTCGCTCCGCCACGCCGAGGATCAGCAGCACCGTGGCGGCCGTGTGACGGGCGTCGTGCAACCGACCATCCCGTAGACCAGCGAGCTTGAGTAGGCGCTTCCACTCGTCGTAGTCCGTACGGGGGTTGACCGGTCCACCGGTCGGCGTGGCGAACAGCCAGTCACCGTCCTCCCAGAGCTGGGCGGCGGTGACGCGCTCCTGGTCCTGCTCTTCGCGATGCTTTCGGAGCAGCGCGACCAGCTCGTCGGGGAGCCCGATGCTGCGCCGGCCAGCCCGGGACTTGGTCTCTGCGGTGTCGGCCCGTATCGGGCGACGGTCGGGGCAGTGCCCGCCATACTTCCGTCCGCACTGTGAGTGGCACCCGTGTTCCCACCTCGGCCGCTGTCGGCCGCGCCGAACGGTCAACGTCCCGGCGTCCAGGTCGACGTCCGACCAGCGCAGACCGAGCGCTTCTCCCTGCCGCAGCCCGAGGGCGAGTGCGACAGCCCACCGGGCGCTGTTGCGCCGATCGCGGGCCACGGCCAGGAGGCGTTGCACGTCCGCGACGGAGTACGGCTCGATTTCGCTCTCCGGCAGGCGCGGGGCCTTGGCGAGGGTGGCCGGGTTCTTGGCCAGGTGCCCGCGGCGCACCGCCTCGTTCAGTGCTGTACGGATGGTGCGGTGCGCCTGGTGCGCGGTCGCCGGGGCCCTTCCGTTCTCCTGCATCCTCCGGTAGAAGCGCTCCAAGTGCTCGGGCTCCAACCGCTCGAGGCGATGCCCACCAAGCCCGGGAATGAGGTGCCGGTAGACCGCCACGCGGTAGCCGGCGAGGGTGTTCTCACGCACGGCCGGTGCAGCGATATTCTCCACCCAGTGCGTCAGCCAGGTCTTGACCGTCCAGCGTTGGCCGGCTTTTCGGACCGTGCCGGTGTCCCGCTCTCGCTCCAGGAGACGCACCTTCTTGATGACAGCGGCTTCGGTCTTCCCCCGTACGTGCCGCCGATCAGGGGACCCGTCGTTCTTCACGCCGACGGTGACCCGTCCATGCCAGGAACCGTCGGCGCCGAGATAGACGCTTGACGCCCCGTTGGGTTTGCGTCCCATTGGTTGGCTCCTTCCTCAGGCGGCGGGGTCGAGTGGCGTCGGTTCGGCGAGCAGGTGTTGCACGTACTCGTCGAGGCAGAACGTGGGTACGCGGCGGAGGCGACCGATGGTGACGGTGCGGATTTGGCCTGCCTTGATGAGGGCGTACATGGTGGTCCGGCCGATGCCGAGACGCTGAGCGGCTTCTTCGATGGTGAGTAGTTCTCGGGGGTTCATCGCATTCCTTTCGCTGGCGTTGAGTTACGCGGCGGTGGGCATGGTTGTGCTGGTGGTGCCGAGCTCGTGGGCGAGTTCTTCGCGGCCGGTGGTTCGTCGCTCGCGGGCCATCGCGGCGGCGGTGTTGGCGAGGAGCGCGTCTCCGCTGGTGTGCCAGCCGACGCCGGCGAAGGTGAGGGTGCCGACGATGAGCGTCGTTTCCCCGTCGACGTGGTCGACCGGCGGGCCGCCGGCGGGCGTGTGCTCGTGGGCCTGGTCCTCGTGCCGCCGGAACGCGACGCGGGTGTCGCGCAGGAGTTGGAAGGTCACGGAGTAGTGGCGGCCTTTGGTGAGGAAGTGGCCGCCGTAGCCGAGCATGTGCGCCCATCGCCGTAGCCGGGCGTAAGGGTTGGCCGTCAGTGCGCTGACCGATTGGGTGTCAAGGGCGGCTTGACGGGCGGCTGTGCAGGTGGGGCAGGCGGCGTAGCGGGTGTGGGTGCCGCAGTCTGGGCATTTCCAGCGGTCGACGAAGCCGGGCCGGGGCCGGGTCTCTCGGGGCCGGTCGGACAGCGGCTGAGGCGTGCCGGTGGGTCGGCCGATGCGCCAGCAGGCGTCGATGAGGCGGGCGGTGTGGTCCCCGTCGGGGTCGGCGTAGTCGCCGATGGTGTCCGCAGTCAGGCGGGTGGAGGTGTGCCCGGTGGCCTCGGTGCTCTTGGTGGCGTACTTGGCAAGGTATCCGGCGACCATGCCGTCGGTGACCTCGCCCGCTGCTCCGCTGCTGATCGGTCGGATGTCGAGGCCCTTGGACGGGTCGCCCCATGCGATCGGCCAGCCCTGGGGCTTGTCTGGGTGCGGCGGGGTGTGGAAGGCGATCTGAGCGGCAGCCGTCTGGAACGCGTCGATGAGGTCGTCGACGGTGAACCCGGCCGGTGGCGGGACGATCGCGTCGGGGTCGTCCGGGTTGACGCCGTCGAGGCGGGCGATGGCGTGGAAGTGCACCGCGGCTCGGGCTTGCAGTTCGGCGACCTTGCCGGGCGAGAGCCGGACCGGGGCGACCTTGCGTGTCTTGCCGGAGGCGGTGACGACCTCGACGCGGGGGATGCCGCGTTGGCGGGCGAGCTTGGCGAGGTGACGTTGGGCGGCTTGCTTGGTGCGGTGCCACAGCTCGCCGGAGAACAGGTTCCAGACGACCTGGTGGTCGTGGTCGTAGCAGTCCAGGCACAACGGCCGCCCCAGCACAGCGTCACCGGCTTCGTGCCGTGCCCAGCAGACGGCGGGCCGGCCGTGCGGGCAGAGGCCGGCGGTGGGGTCGGTAGCGCGGCGGGCGTGGCAGGGTTCGGCGCGGCAGTCGCAGCGCTTCCGGTTGGTGCAGGTGTGCCGCTTGACCACCCGGGAGTGGACGGTGCCGAACGATGGGGCGGTGAAGGTGACGAACACCGCCGGCTGCGAGGCGACTGATTCGGGGACGCCCTTGCCGCCGACGAGGCCGGCGCGCAGGAGTTGGAAGGCGTCGCGCTGGTAGGTCTGGGCGCAGGAGGGGCAGACGGTGGCGCGGCGGTTTCCGCAGGCGGTGTAGATAGCGGCGTCAGGCATGGCGTCGGTGTGCCGCTGCTCCAAGACCCGGCCCGTTGAGGCGTCGACGGTGAGGAGCTGCCCGGCGAGGCGGATGGGGCGGGTGCAGCCGGCGGCGGCGCGGACGTGTTCGAGCCAGCCGAAGTAGTCGGGTCGGGTGGCGCGTTCGAACGCGGACCCGGCGGCGGTGTAGCCGAAGACGGGCGGAATGGTGTCGGCGTTCGAGCCCACCCCCCGGGCCGAGGTCCGGGGGGTGAGGTCCAGCGCCGAGGCCATCAAGCCGCCACCCCAGCGGTGGGGTGGTGGTTGGTGATGGTGCGTTCGGTGACGATGACCCGGCAGGCGCCGCACTGACGCTTGGCCGGCTCATGCCGATGACACGGGATGGTGGTGGTCACCTGACCGCAGCGGATGGTGACCGGTGCCCGGCAAGGGCCGCCGGGGATGACGTCGACGAGCACCCGACGGATGTCGTAGGGGTGCGGTTCCGGGTGGGCGGGGCAAGTGTGGATGACCTGCTCGACGTCGACGAGGTAGGTGGTCATCGGGCACCACCAGTCAGGGTGGTGAGGAGCTGCCCGGCGACGGCCGGGGCGACATCCAGGCGGTCGGCCAGCTCGGCGGGCGTGATCGGTTGGCCGGTGAACTGTTCGTGCTGCACGGCCGCGAAGCGGGCCATGGGCAGCAGGTGGGTAGGGACGTCGACCAGCTCCGGGGCCGGCACGGCGACAGGTTCCGGCTCGACAGCCGGGGCCGGCGAGGTGGCCGGGGTCGGTTCCGGGGCCGGGGTGATGGCAGCCGGCGGTGCCGGCTCGGTGGTGACCTGCTCGGCCACCTGAACCCGGAGGGGCTCGGCCGGCTCAGCCGCCGGCGTGGTGTCCTCCCGCACGGGGGCGGGAGCGAGGACGAGCTTCACCAGAGCCATGAACGCCAAGGCCGGAACAGCGGACAGGAGCCATCCGGAGGGGCTGGGCTTGGCGACCGCCAGCTGTGCGGCCAGGGAGAGGCCGGCGGCGGCGATGAGCAGGAACAGCGGGTAGCCGATCGGAGCGCCGGCCCGGCGGCGTCGGCGGATGGTGAGCAGGGAGGCGATGGGGACGAGTTCGGAGATGACGGCGTTGGCCCAGCCGAACCACTCCCCGGTCCCAGTCGGGGAGTTGGCGAGGGTCCAGTCCTTGACGTGAGTGAAGGAGGCGGCGCCGGCGAAGCCGGCGACGGTGAGCAGGATGAGGACCAGGACCAGGCCCTCAACGCGGGTGCCCGTGGTGGGGTGGTCAGCGGCCATGGGTGCTCACCTCCCCAGAGGTGACGGCGCGCTGCTCGGCGGCCAGACCGGCGAGACCGACCCGGATGCCGGCGCAGGTGTTGCAGCCCTGGCCGTCGGGAACGGTGCAATCGGCGAGGTGTGCTTCCTGCACGATGCGCAGAGACTCGGCGTAGTAGCCGGACAGGAACCGTTCGAAGGACAGCTCACCGCGTACGGCGAAATCCTGGGCGAGGGCGGTGACGACATAGTCGTCCGGAGTCATCCGCTCCTGGGCGGCGAGGTTGGTGATGGCGGTGGTCATCGGGCACCTCCCGGGGTGCAGTCGAGGCAGGAGCCGGTACGGCGGGGGATGTAGTAGGGCTGCACGAGGCCGCAGTGGCGGCAGGTGCGCCGGGCGCGTAGGGCTTTGGCGATGGCCTCCCGCTGGGCGGGGGTGGCGGTGCGTTTGGGTGCGGCGAGGTCGAGGCGGTAGAGGTAGGCGACCCTTTTGCCGCGACGCCAGAGGATCTGCGCGACCGGGTCATGCCCTCCGGGTCGGAGGCCGGCGGCCCGCAGTTGCCGACGGGTGGCGAGCCCGTTCGGGGCGAGCCGATACGGGTAGGTCGGGAACTCCTCAGCGGTGCCGGCCGGGTAGGCGGTGGTGGTCATGCCGGGCCTCCCCAGCGCTGCTGGGCGGCCTGCCGCGAGATGCCCAGCCGTTGGCCGATCTCGGCCCAGGAGTAGCCGAAGGCCCGCAGACCGATGACGGCTTGACCGATGGCCTGGTCGAGGTCGGCGGAGAGGGCGACGAGGTCGCGGAGAGCTTCGACGTCTCCGGTGGCGACCCGGCGGCCGTGGGCGCGGATGATGCGTCGAGCGAAGGCCGCGAACTGGTCGTTCTCGACGACCTCACGGCGGCGGCGGGATCGCGGGATGTGCGTCAAGGTGTGCTTGACGGTGCTCATCGGTTCTCGCCTCCCGTGGTGTGGAGGCGGTCCCACTCGTCAGCGGCGCTCTCAAGCGCGGTGACGACCTGCTCGGCGGTACGGGTCGGATCGTCGTTCCATGAGTAGGGAGAGGTGTGCTCGTCGATGACGAAGCCGTCCTCG is part of the Micromonospora halotolerans genome and encodes:
- the deoD gene encoding purine-nucleoside phosphorylase, with the protein product MSTHIGAEPGEIAERVLMPGDPLRAKWIAETYLEDARCYTTVRGMLGFTGRWNGVEVSVQGSGMGMPSASIYAHELINEYGVKTLIRVGSCGALTEDLQLRDVVAAIGSSTDSNMNRMRFDGLIDYAPVADFGLLRTAVEVAERRGITMRVGPILAADAFYTDRPDLYDTLADYGVLAVEMESAALYTIAARFKARALTVLTVSDHIKTGEKTTSQEREQTFGQMVEIALDTAVA
- a CDS encoding tyrosine-type recombinase/integrase, with the translated sequence MGRKPNGASSVYLGADGSWHGRVTVGVKNDGSPDRRHVRGKTEAAVIKKVRLLERERDTGTVRKAGQRWTVKTWLTHWVENIAAPAVRENTLAGYRVAVYRHLIPGLGGHRLERLEPEHLERFYRRMQENGRAPATAHQAHRTIRTALNEAVRRGHLAKNPATLAKAPRLPESEIEPYSVADVQRLLAVARDRRNSARWAVALALGLRQGEALGLRWSDVDLDAGTLTVRRGRQRPRWEHGCHSQCGRKYGGHCPDRRPIRADTAETKSRAGRRSIGLPDELVALLRKHREEQDQERVTAAQLWEDGDWLFATPTGGPVNPRTDYDEWKRLLKLAGLRDGRLHDARHTAATVLLILGVAERAVMGIMGWSNSAMAVRYQHVTTQVRRDIAQRVGGLLWEKPAEGHETAP
- a CDS encoding helix-turn-helix domain-containing protein; translation: MNPRELLTIEEAAQRLGIGRTTMYALIKAGQIRTVTIGRLRRVPTFCLDEYVQHLLAEPTPLDPAA
- a CDS encoding replication initiator, whose protein sequence is MASALDLTPRTSARGVGSNADTIPPVFGYTAAGSAFERATRPDYFGWLEHVRAAAGCTRPIRLAGQLLTVDASTGRVLEQRHTDAMPDAAIYTACGNRRATVCPSCAQTYQRDAFQLLRAGLVGGKGVPESVASQPAVFVTFTAPSFGTVHSRVVKRHTCTNRKRCDCRAEPCHARRATDPTAGLCPHGRPAVCWARHEAGDAVLGRPLCLDCYDHDHQVVWNLFSGELWHRTKQAAQRHLAKLARQRGIPRVEVVTASGKTRKVAPVRLSPGKVAELQARAAVHFHAIARLDGVNPDDPDAIVPPPAGFTVDDLIDAFQTAAAQIAFHTPPHPDKPQGWPIAWGDPSKGLDIRPISSGAAGEVTDGMVAGYLAKYATKSTEATGHTSTRLTADTIGDYADPDGDHTARLIDACWRIGRPTGTPQPLSDRPRETRPRPGFVDRWKCPDCGTHTRYAACPTCTAARQAALDTQSVSALTANPYARLRRWAHMLGYGGHFLTKGRHYSVTFQLLRDTRVAFRRHEDQAHEHTPAGGPPVDHVDGETTLIVGTLTFAGVGWHTSGDALLANTAAAMARERRTTGREELAHELGTTSTTMPTAA
- a CDS encoding RRQRL motif-containing zinc-binding protein — encoded protein: MTTTAYPAGTAEEFPTYPYRLAPNGLATRRQLRAAGLRPGGHDPVAQILWRRGKRVAYLYRLDLAAPKRTATPAQREAIAKALRARRTCRHCGLVQPYYIPRRTGSCLDCTPGGAR